The following are encoded together in the Mammaliicoccus vitulinus genome:
- the gtfB gene encoding accessory Sec system glycosylation chaperone GtfB: MINLFESFDTKTKVLYKTFKNVGMDNETIVIEEDGFLPSNVLTPYQFFACNSNHSSDPLFFNQVMIPRYWEIEGSNNSAQVKHMGETKGRIIYKKNFSFRIVERIEWLNKNGKTQVIDYYNKNGLKYAQLLVDDNQRRIIKRWFNDKNQEIITENFITNDIILKWRDKEYIFHSKVQFVIFYLKVANISMDSFLINSLSISCAVLHDLKVEGNDYLFWQEKTGDTIPGNMKLMLSKKMRSCHIIAPSEHEFNHLSELVEEEHKNRILKSGYVYDFVGQNQQSHNVLTLTNSDQIPHLEEMVNSLPQYQFHIVALTEMSQKLMKLNSHENVMLFPNAPKDKILSLYQKCDIYLDINKGNEILDAVKSAFDYQLLVLGYIETLHNENYIATENQFSLEKYAELIETLKELDNNEAMRNSRLRHQLAHAGSIDKVTFIEGFK, from the coding sequence ATGATTAATCTTTTTGAATCATTCGACACAAAAACTAAAGTACTTTATAAGACATTTAAAAATGTTGGTATGGACAATGAAACAATCGTGATTGAAGAAGATGGATTTTTACCTTCAAATGTACTAACGCCTTATCAATTTTTTGCGTGTAACAGTAATCATTCATCAGATCCTTTATTTTTCAATCAAGTGATGATTCCAAGATATTGGGAGATTGAAGGTAGCAATAATTCAGCACAAGTTAAACATATGGGGGAAACGAAAGGTAGAATTATTTATAAAAAGAATTTTAGTTTTAGAATAGTTGAAAGAATAGAGTGGTTAAATAAAAATGGAAAGACACAAGTAATCGACTATTATAATAAGAACGGTTTGAAATATGCTCAATTGTTAGTGGATGATAATCAAAGAAGAATTATCAAGCGCTGGTTCAATGATAAAAATCAAGAAATTATAACTGAGAATTTTATAACAAATGATATCATTTTAAAATGGCGTGACAAGGAATATATTTTTCATTCAAAAGTTCAGTTTGTCATCTTTTATTTGAAAGTAGCTAATATTTCCATGGACAGTTTTTTAATAAATTCATTATCTATATCTTGTGCAGTGCTACACGACTTAAAAGTTGAAGGTAATGATTATTTGTTTTGGCAAGAGAAAACAGGAGATACGATACCTGGAAATATGAAGTTGATGTTATCTAAAAAAATGCGAAGTTGTCATATTATAGCGCCAAGTGAACATGAATTTAATCACTTATCTGAGCTAGTAGAAGAAGAACATAAAAATCGAATTTTGAAATCAGGTTATGTATATGATTTTGTAGGTCAGAACCAACAATCCCATAATGTTTTAACATTAACAAACTCTGATCAAATTCCTCATCTAGAAGAGATGGTGAATAGTCTTCCACAATACCAATTTCATATTGTAGCTTTAACAGAGATGTCACAAAAATTGATGAAACTAAATAGTCATGAGAACGTCATGCTATTTCCTAACGCTCCAAAAGATAAAATTCTTTCTTTATATCAAAAATGCGATATATATTTAGATATTAACAAAGGAAATGAAATTTTGGATGCAGTTAAAAGCGCATTTGATTATCAATTGCTCGTGTTAGGATATATAGAAACACTGCATAATGAAAATTATATTGCCACAGAAAATCAATTTTCATTAGAAAAATATGCTGAACTAATAGAAACTTTAAAAGAACTAGATAATAATGAAGCTATGAGAAATAGCAGATTAAGACATCAATTAGCACACGCAGGTTCAATAGATAAAGTAACATTTATAGAAGGATTTAAATAA
- the spn gene encoding SPIN family peroxidase inhibitor has translation MNFKKLIPVTLSAVILGFGAVSVTEANHANARTYSQNGITLHDDDRLPFHTTEDLAVLLNKHTDPLTKTQLIHYFKSLGFKNVGQVIKTAEKQNIDVSAFYKYRNHKGWK, from the coding sequence ATGAATTTCAAAAAATTAATTCCTGTTACTTTATCGGCTGTTATTTTAGGTTTTGGAGCAGTCAGTGTCACTGAAGCGAATCATGCTAATGCGAGAACTTATTCTCAAAATGGTATCACATTACACGATGATGATCGTTTACCTTTCCACACTACGGAAGATTTAGCAGTGCTTTTAAATAAACATACAGACCCTTTAACTAAAACTCAACTTATTCATTATTTTAAATCATTAGGTTTTAAAAATGTAGGACAAGTTATCAAAACTGCCGAGAAACAAAACATAGATGTTTCAGCTTTTTATAAATACAGAAATCATAAAGGTTGGAAGTAA
- a CDS encoding GNAT family N-acetyltransferase: MKLISYNDSYYKHIKDFQINASQLQFTIAPLDNIRLAKQNPNRHCILGLSEQNDLVVFFVLHEDSEFTNYFSTTPETTIFVRSLSTDERHLRQGYAKKSLALLDTYLLEHMPHIKHIALLVDKPNQIAYKLYISLGFKDVGVEVNNDGDMQLLMEKSI, translated from the coding sequence ATGAAATTAATATCATATAATGACTCATACTATAAACATATCAAAGACTTTCAGATTAATGCTTCCCAATTACAATTCACTATCGCACCACTAGATAATATTAGATTAGCAAAACAAAACCCCAACAGACATTGCATATTGGGGCTTTCCGAACAAAATGATTTAGTTGTATTTTTTGTCTTACATGAAGACAGTGAATTTACGAATTACTTTTCTACAACACCAGAAACAACTATATTTGTAAGATCATTATCTACAGATGAACGTCATTTAAGACAAGGTTATGCTAAAAAAAGTTTAGCACTACTAGATACATATCTATTAGAGCATATGCCCCATATTAAGCACATTGCCCTACTTGTAGATAAACCAAATCAAATCGCCTACAAACTATACATTAGTCTAGGGTTTAAAGACGTCGGCGTAGAAGTAAACAATGATGGAGATATGCAGTTATTAATGGAGAAAAGTATATAA
- a CDS encoding peptide-methionine (S)-S-oxide reductase gives METIYLAGGCLWGVQAFVKTLPGVIETEAGRANGSSHNRAGEYDGYAECVKTVFNPEVVTVNDLMGYLFEVIDPYSLNKQGVDVGLKYRTGVYSENSEHLEAARQFIKNRNDAEKIVVEVMPLTNYVKSAEEHQDRLDKCPDDYCHIPQSLINKYK, from the coding sequence ATGGAAACGATATATTTAGCAGGCGGTTGTTTATGGGGTGTACAAGCTTTCGTGAAGACTTTACCTGGAGTGATTGAAACTGAAGCGGGTAGAGCGAATGGTAGTAGTCATAATAGAGCAGGCGAGTATGATGGTTATGCCGAGTGTGTAAAGACGGTCTTTAATCCTGAAGTTGTAACAGTTAATGATTTGATGGGGTACTTATTTGAGGTTATTGATCCATATAGCTTGAACAAACAAGGTGTCGATGTTGGCTTAAAATATAGAACAGGCGTTTATAGTGAGAATTCAGAGCATTTAGAAGCAGCACGTCAATTTATTAAAAATAGAAACGATGCTGAGAAAATTGTGGTTGAAGTGATGCCATTAACGAATTATGTAAAAAGTGCAGAAGAACATCAAGACAGACTAGACAAATGTCCAGATGATTATTGTCATATCCCACAATCGTTAATAAATAAATATAAATGA
- a CDS encoding helix-turn-helix domain-containing protein — MRKKYDFNFKLKLVKEYLDGQSGYKALTLKHDISSSSVIQIWVNQYKEFGEDGLQEKRRNTVYTSEFKLSVIKFRQENMLSYRETANHFKIINPIMVANWQHQFDEKCRLDLANKQKGRSINMDKKYSETDNKNSSLNENEREELERLRNEVETLKAGIAYQKKLQALTDIYGSKNQK, encoded by the coding sequence ATGAGAAAAAAATATGATTTTAACTTTAAATTAAAATTAGTAAAAGAGTACTTAGATGGTCAATCAGGTTATAAAGCACTTACCTTAAAACATGACATTTCCAGTTCATCTGTCATTCAAATATGGGTCAATCAATATAAAGAGTTTGGAGAAGATGGCTTACAAGAAAAAAGAAGAAACACTGTTTATACTAGCGAATTTAAATTATCTGTTATAAAATTTAGACAAGAAAATATGTTGTCTTATCGAGAAACAGCTAATCATTTTAAGATTATTAATCCTATAATGGTTGCCAATTGGCAACATCAATTTGATGAAAAGTGTCGTCTTGATCTAGCTAATAAACAAAAGGGACGGTCTATCAATATGGATAAAAAATATTCGGAAACTGATAATAAAAATTCATCTCTAAATGAAAATGAACGTGAAGAACTCGAAAGACTTCGCAATGAAGTTGAAACGTTAAAGGCAGGTATTGCTTATCAAAAAAAGTTACAAGCCTTGACCGACATATACGGAAGCAAAAATCAGAAATAG
- a CDS encoding IS3 family transposase, translated as MSILFKVAKLAKSVYYYWINQFNKPNKDDELIKVIKEICKESNYTYGYRSVTQDLSNRGINVNHKKVRRLMKELGLSCSKFTHRGRKFRSFKGKVGKVAKNIINRRFKTHVPFQKIVTDITEFKLKNGQKLYLSPFMDLYSSEIISFEISNRPSLEIVINPLKEMMAMRPDLSYRLTIHSDQGWHYQHSQYTKLLKANKVFQSMSRKGNCLDNSVMENFFGLLKQEMYYGQEFEDFQQLEQAIHRYIHFYNNERIKSKLKGLSPKKFRKQTFQISY; from the coding sequence TTGAGTATTTTATTCAAAGTCGCTAAATTAGCTAAATCTGTATATTATTATTGGATAAATCAGTTCAATAAACCTAATAAAGATGATGAACTGATTAAAGTAATAAAAGAAATATGTAAGGAATCTAATTATACCTATGGTTATCGAAGCGTTACACAAGATTTAAGTAATAGAGGTATCAATGTAAATCATAAAAAAGTAAGAAGATTAATGAAAGAATTAGGGTTATCTTGTTCGAAATTTACGCATAGAGGGCGTAAATTTCGATCATTCAAAGGTAAAGTTGGTAAGGTCGCTAAAAATATAATAAATCGTAGATTTAAAACACATGTCCCTTTTCAAAAAATAGTGACAGATATTACAGAATTCAAGTTGAAGAATGGCCAGAAATTATATTTATCTCCTTTTATGGACTTATATAGTTCGGAGATTATTAGTTTTGAAATTTCAAATCGTCCTTCGTTAGAGATTGTCATCAATCCATTAAAAGAAATGATGGCTATGCGTCCAGATTTAAGCTATCGTTTAACGATACACTCAGATCAAGGTTGGCATTATCAACATTCGCAATACACTAAATTATTAAAAGCAAATAAAGTATTTCAAAGTATGTCTAGAAAAGGTAATTGTTTAGATAATTCAGTTATGGAAAACTTTTTCGGACTACTTAAACAAGAGATGTATTATGGTCAAGAATTCGAAGATTTTCAGCAACTAGAACAAGCTATACATCGTTATATTCATTTTTATAATAATGAAAGAATCAAATCAAAATTAAAAGGCTTATCTCCTAAAAAATTCAGGAAACAAACCTTTCAAATATCATACTAA
- a CDS encoding phosphomevalonate kinase translates to MIQVKAPGKLYIAGEYAVTEPGYKSVLIAVDRFVTATVEDTHSTSGFIHSKTLHHEPITFKREQDKIIISDTDAADQLKYITQAIEVFEQYAKSSNVTLRHYNLTIDSNLDDASGHKYGLGSSAAVLVSVIKALNEFYNMQLSNLYIYKLAVIANMKLQSLSSCGDIAVSVYTGWLVYSTFDHDWVKQQIEETSVLEVLYKNWPGLHIEPLQAPEHMEVLIGWTGSPASSHHLVSEVKRLKADPTIYGQFLDQSQTFVEQLIKAFKTNNIKGVQETIRKNRTVIQYLDSFATIDIETQHLKKLCDIGEKYGGASKTSGAGGGDCGITIVENDKNKSKIYEEWSNNDIKPLNFSIYHGQ, encoded by the coding sequence ATGATTCAAGTCAAAGCGCCAGGAAAGCTGTATATTGCTGGAGAATATGCAGTAACAGAGCCTGGATATAAATCTGTATTAATCGCAGTTGACCGATTTGTAACGGCCACTGTAGAAGATACTCATTCAACTTCAGGGTTTATCCATTCTAAGACTTTACATCATGAACCGATTACTTTTAAAAGAGAACAAGATAAAATAATCATTTCTGATACAGATGCAGCAGATCAACTTAAATATATTACACAGGCTATCGAAGTCTTTGAGCAATATGCAAAAAGTTCAAATGTCACTTTAAGACATTATAACCTTACAATAGATAGTAACCTAGATGATGCATCAGGACATAAATACGGATTAGGCTCTAGCGCCGCTGTATTAGTATCCGTCATTAAAGCCTTAAATGAATTTTACAATATGCAATTATCCAATTTATACATTTATAAATTAGCCGTTATCGCAAACATGAAATTACAAAGCTTAAGTTCTTGTGGCGATATAGCCGTTAGTGTTTACACAGGTTGGTTAGTCTATAGTACATTTGATCATGATTGGGTCAAACAACAAATCGAAGAAACATCTGTCCTGGAAGTCCTTTATAAAAACTGGCCAGGTCTACACATAGAACCACTACAAGCACCAGAACATATGGAAGTACTAATCGGATGGACAGGTTCACCAGCCTCTTCACACCATTTAGTAAGTGAAGTTAAACGACTGAAAGCCGACCCAACAATATATGGACAGTTTCTTGATCAATCACAAACATTTGTTGAGCAACTTATCAAAGCCTTCAAAACGAACAATATTAAAGGTGTACAAGAAACAATTAGAAAAAATCGCACAGTCATACAATACTTAGACTCATTCGCTACAATAGACATCGAGACACAACATTTAAAAAAACTATGTGATATCGGTGAAAAATACGGCGGAGCAAGTAAAACATCCGGCGCTGGCGGCGGAGACTGCGGTATTACCATCGTTGAAAATGATAAAAACAAAAGCAAAATATATGAAGAATGGTCAAATAACGACATCAAACCACTCAACTTCAGTATTTACCACGGACAATGA
- the mvaD gene encoding diphosphomevalonate decarboxylase produces the protein MNISGKARAHTNIALIKYWGKANEDLIIPMNNSLSVTLDKFYTETKVTFSPEYTKDTLILNGQEVNEEQAKKIYKFMDIVRERGNTSLHAYIDSVNYVPTAAGLASSASAYAALAAACNEALDLNMSDTDLSRLARRGSGSASRSIFGGFAEWEKGYDDKTSYAHSIDAQNWEDDLSMIFVVINNQSKKVSSRSGMSHTRDTSRFYQYWLDHVDEDIASVKQAIKQKDFKHLGEVIEENGLRMHATNLGAQPPFSYLVPESYEVMEIVHQCRKAGFPCYFTMDAGPNVKILVEKKNQQFILDALLKSFNKEQVIASDITHTGIEIIE, from the coding sequence TTGAATATTAGTGGCAAAGCCCGTGCTCACACAAATATTGCATTAATTAAATATTGGGGAAAAGCCAATGAAGACTTAATCATTCCCATGAATAATAGCTTATCCGTTACACTAGATAAATTTTATACAGAAACAAAAGTGACATTTAGTCCTGAGTATACGAAAGACACTTTAATTTTAAATGGACAAGAAGTTAACGAAGAACAAGCTAAGAAAATTTATAAATTTATGGATATCGTAAGAGAGCGTGGTAATACGTCATTACACGCATACATCGATAGCGTGAATTATGTACCTACCGCTGCCGGACTTGCTTCTTCAGCAAGCGCATATGCAGCCTTAGCAGCAGCTTGCAACGAAGCGCTTGATTTAAACATGTCTGATACAGATTTATCAAGATTAGCACGCAGAGGTTCTGGTTCTGCTTCTAGAAGTATTTTTGGTGGATTTGCTGAGTGGGAAAAAGGATATGATGATAAAACATCATATGCGCATTCAATTGATGCACAAAATTGGGAAGACGACTTATCTATGATTTTTGTCGTAATCAATAACCAATCCAAAAAAGTCTCTAGTCGTTCTGGTATGTCTCATACACGCGATACATCTCGATTCTATCAATATTGGTTAGATCATGTAGATGAAGATATTGCATCTGTAAAGCAAGCAATTAAACAGAAAGACTTCAAACATTTAGGCGAAGTCATAGAAGAAAATGGATTGCGTATGCACGCTACAAATTTAGGTGCCCAACCTCCTTTTTCTTATTTAGTACCTGAAAGTTATGAAGTTATGGAAATTGTCCATCAATGTAGAAAAGCCGGATTCCCTTGCTATTTTACAATGGATGCTGGACCAAATGTTAAAATTTTAGTTGAAAAGAAAAACCAACAATTTATACTAGACGCTTTACTTAAATCTTTTAATAAAGAACAAGTTATTGCGAGTGATATTACACACACAGGAATTGAAATTATTGAATAA
- the mvk gene encoding mevalonate kinase: MAQIGYGEANGKVILIGEHAVTFGQPAIAIPFTTGKVKVTIASLSEGAPSYINSDVYEGTLQQAPEHIKAVTTRFIEKHHIEDSINVTFETNLPPSRGLGSSAAMAIAFVRASYDYINKPLSDELLIEEANWAEQIAHGKPSGIDTQTIVSNKPVWFHQGKVTTLRPLSLNGYMVVIDTGVRGSTKKAVEDVHQLCNHDEQYMRYIEHIGNLVYEANEAIEQHDFNQLAHVFELAQDNLRKLTVSHDNIESLLEISKTQGATAGKLTGGGRGGSMIVLAQNLEIAEKIATNAEKFGAHHTWIEKLGG, encoded by the coding sequence ATGGCACAAATAGGATATGGGGAAGCAAATGGGAAAGTGATTTTAATAGGAGAGCATGCTGTTACTTTTGGACAACCAGCAATAGCTATTCCATTTACAACAGGTAAAGTGAAGGTAACAATCGCGTCACTTAGTGAAGGTGCGCCTTCATACATCAATAGTGATGTATATGAAGGTACGTTACAACAAGCACCTGAACATATTAAAGCTGTTACGACTCGTTTTATCGAAAAACATCATATAGAAGACTCTATAAATGTTACTTTTGAAACGAATCTTCCCCCTTCAAGAGGATTAGGTTCCAGTGCTGCTATGGCTATCGCCTTTGTAAGAGCAAGTTATGATTATATAAACAAGCCTCTTTCTGACGAGTTGTTAATAGAAGAAGCGAATTGGGCAGAACAAATCGCTCATGGCAAACCGAGTGGCATTGATACACAAACGATTGTTTCTAATAAGCCTGTTTGGTTCCATCAAGGCAAAGTTACAACTTTAAGACCTTTATCATTAAATGGTTATATGGTTGTAATAGACACTGGTGTTCGAGGTTCTACAAAGAAAGCAGTCGAAGATGTCCATCAACTATGTAATCATGACGAGCAATATATGCGATATATTGAACATATTGGCAATCTCGTATATGAAGCAAACGAAGCAATTGAACAGCATGATTTCAACCAATTAGCGCATGTGTTTGAGCTTGCTCAAGATAATTTACGTAAGCTTACTGTCAGTCATGACAATATCGAATCATTGCTTGAAATCAGCAAAACACAAGGTGCAACTGCTGGTAAACTGACTGGTGGCGGACGCGGCGGTAGTATGATTGTACTCGCACAAAATCTTGAAATCGCTGAAAAAATAGCGACAAATGCTGAAAAATTCGGTGCACATCATACTTGGATTGAAAAATTAGGAGGTTAA
- a CDS encoding SMP-30/gluconolactonase/LRE family protein, which translates to MSNQDIPSLYYTEASKSAVPLLASEQHLQTVTAEPWLKISDEGLQLEGLCFDRNHNLFLCEVFGGTIFRVDLPEKKVNTVFKSEKTNPASVKIHKDGRLYLSYLGDFKNSGGVISTDADGRNPQNIVSDIDTEYCVDDLVFDRKGGFYFTDFRGYSTNPLGGVYYVSPDHQTITPIIQNIAVANGIALSTDERVLWVTETNANRLHRISLEEDGVTIEPFGASIPYHFTGHEGPDSCCIDSDDNLYVAMYGQGRVLVFNKSGYPIGQILMPGRDQGHMLRSTHPAFIPGTDQLIICANDIERGGDSWLFTAKGFAKGHNSYQFH; encoded by the coding sequence ATGAGCAATCAAGATATACCATCTTTATATTATACTGAAGCTTCGAAAAGTGCTGTTCCACTCCTTGCAAGTGAACAACATTTACAAACTGTTACTGCGGAGCCTTGGCTAAAAATTTCTGACGAAGGTCTTCAATTAGAAGGCTTATGTTTTGATAGAAATCACAACCTTTTTTTATGTGAAGTTTTTGGTGGAACAATATTCCGCGTAGACTTACCTGAGAAAAAAGTAAATACTGTATTCAAATCTGAGAAAACAAACCCGGCTTCTGTTAAAATACATAAAGATGGGCGCTTATATTTGTCTTACTTAGGTGATTTCAAAAATTCTGGTGGTGTTATATCCACAGATGCTGATGGCAGAAACCCTCAAAATATTGTTTCAGATATTGATACTGAATATTGTGTAGATGATTTAGTTTTTGATCGTAAAGGCGGATTCTATTTCACTGATTTTAGAGGGTACTCAACTAATCCTCTTGGTGGTGTTTATTATGTATCACCTGATCATCAAACGATTACACCTATCATTCAAAATATTGCTGTAGCAAATGGTATTGCTTTAAGCACAGATGAGCGTGTGCTTTGGGTTACTGAAACAAACGCGAATAGATTACACCGTATTTCTTTAGAAGAAGATGGTGTTACGATTGAACCATTTGGTGCTTCTATTCCTTATCATTTTACTGGCCATGAAGGTCCTGACTCTTGCTGTATAGACAGTGATGACAACCTTTATGTCGCAATGTATGGTCAAGGTAGAGTACTTGTTTTTAACAAAAGTGGTTATCCAATTGGACAAATATTAATGCCAGGTCGAGATCAAGGTCATATGCTAAGATCTACACACCCTGCTTTCATTCCAGGAACTGATCAATTGATTATTTGTGCAAATGATATAGAACGTGGTGGCGATTCTTGGTTATTTACGGCAAAAGGCTTCGCAAAAGGACATAATAGTTATCAATTTCATTAA
- the fni gene encoding type 2 isopentenyl-diphosphate Delta-isomerase gives MDDSLRSRRKNEHIQLALDTYQSAGTDFDKVQLIHQSIPSINKNQIDLSATFPHFTFKYPLYINAMTGGSERAAAINKALAQIAKACDIPMAVGSTHSALKDSNAEASFTVVRDENPDGIILSNVGADIEYAKAKRSIELLNADALQIHVNAPQELIMPEGDTQFENWLTNIQEIQAHIDIPVIIKEVGFGMSAETIQKVKNIGIQYVDVSGRGGTNFADIENQRRPLKDMAFLNQWGQSTVQSLLEAKLLNTDMHILASGGVKNPLDAIKSLVLGAEAVGLSGYVLKYLDEYGVEETIEHMKQFIEQMHVIANLLNASNVSDLRSVGYVLAPELQTYVEQRSKIINPE, from the coding sequence ATGGACGACTCATTAAGAAGTAGAAGAAAGAATGAACATATTCAATTAGCTTTAGATACTTATCAATCAGCAGGTACTGATTTTGATAAAGTACAGTTAATACATCAATCCATTCCTTCAATAAATAAAAACCAAATCGACTTATCTGCAACATTTCCTCACTTCACTTTTAAATACCCTTTATATATCAATGCAATGACAGGTGGAAGTGAAAGAGCAGCAGCAATTAACAAGGCATTAGCACAAATAGCGAAAGCTTGTGATATTCCAATGGCAGTCGGTTCAACACATTCAGCTTTAAAAGATTCTAACGCTGAAGCAAGTTTCACAGTTGTTCGAGATGAGAATCCAGATGGCATCATTTTAAGTAATGTTGGCGCAGATATTGAATATGCAAAAGCAAAAAGATCAATTGAATTACTAAATGCAGACGCTTTGCAAATTCATGTTAATGCCCCACAAGAATTAATCATGCCTGAAGGTGATACTCAGTTTGAAAATTGGTTAACAAACATCCAAGAAATCCAAGCACATATTGATATCCCTGTCATTATTAAAGAAGTAGGTTTCGGTATGAGTGCTGAAACGATTCAAAAAGTTAAAAACATCGGTATTCAATATGTAGATGTAAGTGGTCGAGGCGGCACTAACTTTGCCGATATCGAGAACCAAAGAAGACCATTGAAAGACATGGCATTCTTAAATCAATGGGGACAAAGCACTGTGCAAAGTTTACTCGAAGCTAAATTATTAAATACAGACATGCATATACTAGCAAGCGGTGGCGTTAAAAACCCACTTGATGCAATCAAATCATTAGTATTAGGCGCAGAAGCAGTCGGTCTTTCAGGATATGTACTTAAATATTTAGATGAATACGGCGTAGAAGAAACAATTGAACATATGAAGCAATTCATTGAACAAATGCACGTCATAGCAAACTTGCTCAACGCATCAAACGTATCAGACTTGAGATCAGTCGGCTATGTGTTGGCACCTGAATTACAAACTTACGTAGAGCAACGCTCAAAAATTATAAATCCCGAGTAA
- a CDS encoding osmoprotectant ABC transporter substrate-binding protein: protein MKLKEFTLIIICTILLSGCSLPGLGGASSETVKITALATSESQIMAHMIRLQIEHDTNEEIKPVIVNNLGSAAIEHNAILNDDAQISATRYTGTDLVGALGLEPITNTKKAEKAVKTGFENKFNQTFFDSYGFENTFAFTVTKETAEKYNLKKVSDLKKHRDKLRVASDATWIKRKGDGYPAFAKAYGFEFENIRTMQIGLVYDALKNKSIDVALGYTTDGRISAYDLVTLEDDRHFFPPYDASPLATNEYLKDNPKAKKSIEKLIGKVSTKKMQELNFKADGKKEEPAIIAEKFLKEHHYFE from the coding sequence ATCAAACTTAAAGAATTTACTTTAATTATAATTTGTACAATATTGTTAAGTGGCTGTTCTTTACCTGGGTTAGGCGGGGCATCGTCAGAAACTGTTAAAATAACAGCGCTCGCAACAAGCGAGTCTCAAATTATGGCCCATATGATTAGACTACAAATTGAGCATGATACAAATGAAGAAATTAAACCCGTCATTGTAAACAATTTAGGTTCTGCAGCTATTGAACACAATGCGATTTTAAATGACGATGCTCAAATATCAGCTACGAGATATACAGGTACTGATTTAGTAGGTGCACTTGGTTTGGAACCTATTACAAATACTAAAAAAGCCGAAAAAGCAGTTAAAACAGGCTTTGAAAATAAATTTAATCAAACATTTTTTGATTCATATGGCTTTGAAAATACTTTTGCTTTTACCGTAACGAAAGAAACGGCAGAAAAATACAATTTAAAAAAAGTATCAGATCTAAAGAAACATAGAGACAAACTCAGAGTAGCAAGTGATGCAACATGGATTAAACGTAAAGGTGATGGTTATCCAGCGTTCGCGAAAGCTTACGGATTTGAATTTGAAAATATAAGAACAATGCAGATTGGACTCGTATATGATGCCTTGAAGAATAAAAGTATCGATGTAGCACTTGGTTATACGACAGATGGTAGAATTTCCGCCTATGATTTAGTGACGTTAGAAGATGATCGTCATTTCTTCCCACCATATGATGCAAGTCCTTTAGCAACAAATGAATATTTGAAAGATAATCCTAAAGCTAAAAAATCTATCGAAAAATTAATTGGCAAAGTGTCTACTAAAAAAATGCAAGAACTGAATTTCAAAGCTGATGGTAAAAAAGAAGAACCTGCAATTATTGCTGAAAAGTTTCTAAAAGAACATCATTATTTTGAATAA